One Polaribacter sp. KT25b DNA segment encodes these proteins:
- a CDS encoding SDR family oxidoreductase codes for MENILVAGANGTTGKKIVNLLESSQYFNPVAMVRKKEQEKQFLERNIQTVLADLEGDVSHTVHNIDKVIFAASSGAKKVKEVDENGAKKLIAAAEKQNIKKFVMLSSMGADNPKEAENLQEYLEAKHNADEFLKQSNLTYSIVRPGSLTNDKGSGKIELKHKLNKQGEISRDDVAQTLVRVLHDTAEVDDTFEIIKGDTLIGKAIPQ; via the coding sequence ATGGAAAATATATTAGTAGCAGGTGCCAATGGTACCACAGGAAAAAAAATAGTAAACTTATTAGAATCATCTCAATACTTTAATCCAGTGGCAATGGTTCGTAAAAAAGAACAAGAAAAGCAATTTTTAGAAAGAAACATACAAACCGTTTTAGCAGATTTAGAAGGTGATGTTTCTCATACAGTTCATAATATTGATAAAGTAATATTTGCTGCAAGTTCTGGAGCAAAAAAAGTAAAAGAGGTAGATGAAAATGGCGCAAAGAAATTAATTGCAGCAGCTGAAAAACAAAACATCAAAAAATTTGTAATGCTAAGCTCTATGGGGGCAGATAACCCAAAAGAAGCAGAAAATTTACAAGAGTATTTAGAAGCGAAGCATAATGCAGATGAGTTTTTAAAACAAAGTAATTTAACCTATTCAATTGTTAGGCCAGGTTCTTTAACAAATGATAAAGGTTCTGGAAAAATTGAATTAAAACATAAACTAAATAAGCAAGGAGAAATTAGTAGAGACGATGTTGCACAAACTTTAGTAAGAGTTTTACACGATACTGCAGAAGTAGATGATACTTTCGAAATTATTAAAGGAGATACATTAATAGGTAAAGCAATACCTCAATAA
- the bcp gene encoding thioredoxin-dependent thiol peroxidase produces the protein MTSLKIGDKAPQFEAKDQAGNTIKLADYAGKKLVLFFYPKASTPGCTNEACDLRDNYQSFLAKGYDVLGVSADSAKRQQNFINKNELPFPLLADEDKAVIEAFNVWGPKKFMGKEYDGIHRTTFVIDENGVIKDIISKVKTKAHAAQILD, from the coding sequence ATGACATCACTAAAAATAGGAGATAAAGCTCCACAATTTGAAGCAAAAGATCAAGCAGGTAATACAATTAAACTTGCTGATTATGCAGGTAAAAAGTTAGTTTTATTCTTTTATCCAAAGGCAAGTACGCCAGGTTGTACAAATGAAGCGTGTGATTTGCGCGATAATTATCAATCTTTTTTAGCTAAAGGATACGATGTTTTAGGAGTAAGTGCAGATTCTGCTAAAAGACAACAAAATTTCATCAATAAAAATGAATTACCTTTTCCGTTGTTAGCAGATGAAGACAAAGCGGTAATTGAAGCTTTTAATGTTTGGGGACCAAAGAAATTTATGGGTAAAGAATATGACGGTATTCACAGAACAACTTTTGTTATTGATGAAAACGGAGTTATTAAGGATATAATTTCGAAAGTTAAAACCAAAGCACATGCTGCGCAAATATTAGATTAA
- a CDS encoding T9SS type A sorting domain-containing protein, giving the protein MKTKLFFLGIFFLSFNFMAQTIAIPDTNFEQALIDLGWDSNGLNGNILISEAQAIDSLNIQDPENNTLLPNVSAKIKSLQGIEAMGNLVSLESGVNEISSVDLSQNLALTNLFLNDNQLTSIDVSNNTALERFGVMRNQLTTIDVSMLTNLQELFLHGNQLTNIDITNNTALWKLYAYDNLLTSLDVTQNTLLEMLRLENNYELQPNNQISTLDLSNNINLKDLRFSNNPINAIDISNNVNLEFITFYGVGLSNIDVSKNTKLKRIYAGYNSNLTSIDVSNNLDLEWLTIINNNFASIDVSNNTKLQYLVMDTNSLSAIDVTNNPELYWLSFENNAISTIDISNNSSLTNLYLNGNDLTSLDVSNNLLLGQGDPQYTSVVSLYDNPNLACIQIDATQNTTNWAKDDTATYSTNCGGENTIVTIPDTNFEQALIDLGWDSNGLNGNILISEAQAIDSLNIQDPLNNTLLPNVTEKIKNLEGIEAMVNLVSLESGVNEISSVDLSQNLALTNLFLNDNQLTSIDVSNNTALERFGVMRNQITTIDVSMLTSLQELFLHGNQLTNIDITNNTALWKLYAYDNLLTSLDVTQNTLLEMLRLENNYELQPNNQISTLDLSNNINLKDLRFSNNPINAIDISKNVNLEFITFYGVGLSNIDVSKNTKLKRIYAGYNSNLTSIDVSNNLDLEWLTIINNNFASIDVSNNTKLQYLVMDTNSLSAIDVTNNPELYWLSFENNAISTIDISNNSSLTNLYLNGNDLTSLDVSNNLLLGQGDPQYTSVVSLYDNPNLACIQIDATQNTTNWAKDDTATYSTNCEGENTIVTIPDTNFEQALIDLGWDSNGLNGNILISEAQAIDSLNIQDPENNTLLPNVSAKIKSLQGIEAMPNLVSLESGNNELTSVDLSQNLVLTNLFLNDNQLTSIDVSNNTALERFGVMRNQITTIDVSMLVNLVDLFVHENQITSLDVTNNTELNWLFTSNNQLSAINLSHNTKLKRIDIYWNYLTTIDVSMLADLEDLRVGSNQLTQLDISNNSSVYNLSCDNNQLDVLNVKNGNNSNFTYFSANNNANLACIQVDDVSFSTANWELIDATATFNTDCNIPATVSIPDYNMKTALVADTTINTNEDTEIQVSEAEAVTGTITLEALDIDNLTGIAAFKNITGLNVSENNLKTVDLSNNTKLSYLSIYTNQLTALDITFLTSLEFLYAGSNQITEIDVTNNLFLKRLWLNINNISAIDISKNSDLEELELDWNYNLSAIDFSNNLKLYRIHLWKTAISTIDVSQLVDLQRLYVSETNLKTIDISNNIKLYDFRSTDNPEIPTYDFSNNIALNRIDLSNSGVSDVDVSNNINLTQLLLGQNNLTTVDISKNTLLQEVYLNNNKLENIDISKNTNVTKLFLNDNVLERAYLKNGNNTAIVEFDIANNANLTCIAVDDATFSTNNWTSIDTSVNFNTDCSAEWEVYTEDENFETALLTAAGLDFNNDGVITYEEAQAFTGDLDLSGKNITDVTGLEAFSNAASINISGNSITDISSLLDNTSVVVTSKSTGEKRSIKRDNSQGIKKLNVANNLIIDIDISKVSSLTELIVSNNKLESLNLNNNSNVTLLKFDATGNSDLTCIQVDDVNASNTNVNWKKDATASYSTDCSKSALSINEFLKENISVYPNPAITNIQVSLANSLELKSIEIYNAIGKKVIKSKNYLIDIKALSQGIYFVRVITDKGFINQKLIKN; this is encoded by the coding sequence ATGAAAACAAAACTATTTTTTTTAGGAATCTTTTTTTTGAGTTTTAATTTTATGGCTCAAACAATTGCTATTCCAGATACAAATTTTGAACAAGCGTTGATAGATTTGGGTTGGGATTCGAATGGATTAAATGGAAATATTTTAATATCAGAAGCACAAGCAATAGATAGTTTAAACATACAAGATCCGGAAAATAATACTTTGTTACCTAACGTTTCAGCAAAAATTAAAAGCTTACAAGGAATAGAAGCTATGGGTAATTTAGTTTCTTTAGAATCAGGAGTTAATGAGATTTCTTCTGTAGATTTATCTCAAAACTTAGCGTTAACTAATTTATTTTTAAATGATAATCAATTAACAAGTATTGATGTTTCTAACAATACAGCTTTAGAACGTTTTGGTGTTATGCGTAATCAACTTACAACTATAGATGTTTCTATGTTAACAAATTTACAAGAATTGTTTTTACATGGAAATCAGTTAACAAACATTGATATAACAAACAATACAGCACTTTGGAAACTGTATGCTTATGATAATTTATTAACTTCATTAGATGTAACACAAAACACATTATTAGAAATGTTACGTTTAGAGAATAATTATGAATTACAGCCAAATAATCAAATATCAACTTTAGATTTATCAAACAATATCAACTTAAAAGATTTACGTTTTTCAAATAATCCAATCAATGCCATTGATATAAGTAATAATGTTAACTTAGAATTTATTACTTTTTATGGAGTAGGATTATCGAATATAGATGTGTCTAAAAACACAAAATTGAAAAGAATTTATGCTGGATATAATAGTAATTTAACTTCGATAGATGTTTCTAATAATCTAGACTTAGAATGGTTGACTATTATAAATAATAATTTTGCAAGTATTGATGTTTCTAACAATACTAAATTACAATATTTAGTAATGGATACTAATAGTTTATCTGCTATTGATGTAACTAACAACCCAGAACTATATTGGTTATCTTTTGAAAATAACGCTATTTCTACTATTGATATTAGTAATAATAGCAGTTTGACAAACTTGTACTTAAACGGAAACGATTTAACAAGTTTAGATGTAAGTAATAATCTTTTATTAGGACAAGGAGATCCACAATATACTTCTGTTGTTAGCTTATATGATAACCCAAATTTAGCCTGTATACAAATAGATGCTACTCAAAATACAACAAATTGGGCAAAAGATGATACTGCAACTTATAGTACCAATTGTGGAGGTGAAAATACTATTGTAACAATTCCAGACACAAACTTTGAACAAGCGTTGATAGATTTAGGTTGGGATTCGAATGGATTAAATGGAAATATTTTAATATCAGAAGCACAAGCAATAGATAGTTTAAACATTCAAGACCCTTTAAATAATACTTTATTACCAAATGTAACGGAAAAAATTAAAAACTTAGAAGGAATAGAAGCTATGGTTAATTTAGTTTCTTTAGAATCAGGAGTTAATGAGATTTCTTCTGTAGATTTATCTCAAAACTTAGCGTTAACTAATTTATTTTTAAATGATAATCAATTAACAAGTATTGATGTTTCTAACAATACAGCTTTAGAACGTTTTGGTGTTATGCGTAATCAAATTACAACTATAGATGTTTCTATGTTAACAAGTTTACAAGAATTGTTTTTACATGGAAATCAGTTAACAAACATTGATATAACAAACAATACAGCACTTTGGAAACTGTATGCTTATGATAATTTATTAACTTCATTAGATGTAACACAAAACACATTATTAGAAATGTTACGTTTAGAGAATAATTATGAATTACAGCCAAATAATCAAATATCAACTTTAGATTTATCAAACAATATCAACTTAAAAGATTTACGTTTTTCAAATAATCCAATAAATGCAATTGATATAAGTAAAAATGTTAACTTAGAATTTATTACTTTTTATGGAGTAGGATTATCGAATATAGATGTGTCTAAAAACACAAAATTGAAAAGAATTTATGCTGGATATAATAGTAATTTAACTTCGATAGATGTTTCTAATAATCTAGACTTAGAATGGTTGACTATTATAAATAATAATTTTGCAAGTATTGATGTTTCTAACAATACTAAATTACAATATTTAGTAATGGATACTAATAGTTTATCTGCTATTGATGTAACGAACAACCCAGAACTATATTGGTTATCTTTTGAAAATAACGCTATTTCTACTATTGATATTAGTAATAATAGCAGTTTGACAAACTTGTACTTAAACGGAAACGATTTAACAAGTTTAGATGTAAGTAATAATCTTTTATTAGGACAAGGAGATCCACAATATACTTCTGTTGTTAGCTTATATGATAACCCAAATTTAGCCTGTATACAAATAGATGCTACTCAAAATACAACAAATTGGGCAAAAGATGATACTGCAACTTATAGTACCAATTGTGAAGGTGAAAATACAATTGTAACAATTCCAGATACAAACTTTGAACAAGCGTTGATAGATTTAGGTTGGGATTCGAATGGATTAAATGGAAATATTTTAATATCAGAAGCACAAGCAATAGATAGTTTAAATATCCAAGATCCAGAAAATAATACTTTGTTACCTAACGTTTCAGCAAAAATTAAAAGTTTACAAGGAATTGAAGCAATGCCCAATTTAGTTTCTTTAGAATCAGGAAATAACGAACTAACTTCTGTAGATTTATCTCAAAACTTAGTATTGACTAACTTATTTTTAAATGACAATCAATTAACAAGTATTGATGTTTCTAACAACACAGCTTTAGAACGTTTTGGTGTTATGCGTAATCAAATTACAACTATAGATGTTTCTATGTTGGTTAATTTGGTAGATTTATTTGTACATGAAAATCAAATAACAAGTTTAGATGTAACAAATAACACAGAATTAAATTGGTTATTTACTTCAAATAATCAATTGTCAGCAATTAATTTATCGCACAATACAAAATTAAAAAGAATAGATATTTATTGGAATTATCTAACAACTATAGATGTTTCTATGCTAGCCGATTTAGAAGATTTAAGAGTAGGGTCTAATCAATTAACTCAACTAGATATTTCTAATAACAGCAGTGTTTATAACTTAAGTTGTGATAATAATCAATTAGATGTATTAAATGTAAAAAATGGCAATAACTCTAATTTCACCTATTTTTCTGCAAATAATAATGCTAATTTAGCTTGTATTCAGGTAGATGATGTGAGTTTTTCTACTGCAAATTGGGAGTTAATTGATGCAACAGCTACTTTTAATACAGATTGTAATATTCCTGCCACTGTTAGTATACCAGATTATAATATGAAAACAGCTTTAGTGGCAGATACTACTATAAATACCAATGAAGATACAGAAATACAGGTTTCTGAAGCTGAAGCTGTTACAGGTACTATAACTTTAGAGGCTTTAGATATAGATAATTTAACTGGTATAGCAGCTTTTAAGAATATTACGGGTTTAAATGTTAGCGAAAACAACTTAAAAACGGTAGACTTATCTAACAATACTAAACTTTCTTATTTAAGTATTTATACTAATCAATTAACGGCTTTAGATATTACGTTTCTAACAAGTTTAGAATTTCTATATGCAGGTAGTAATCAGATAACAGAAATAGATGTAACCAATAATTTATTCTTAAAAAGGTTATGGTTAAACATAAATAACATAAGTGCTATAGATATTTCTAAAAATTCAGATTTAGAAGAATTAGAACTAGATTGGAATTATAATTTATCTGCTATAGATTTCTCAAATAATTTAAAACTGTATAGAATTCATTTATGGAAAACGGCAATTTCTACCATAGATGTTTCGCAACTAGTAGATTTACAAAGATTGTATGTTTCTGAAACCAATTTAAAAACAATAGATATTTCTAATAATATAAAACTATATGATTTTAGATCTACAGATAATCCAGAAATACCAACTTATGATTTTTCTAATAATATAGCATTAAATAGAATAGATTTATCAAACTCAGGTGTAAGCGATGTTGATGTTTCTAATAATATAAATTTAACACAACTATTATTAGGGCAAAACAATTTAACAACTGTAGATATTTCTAAAAACACATTATTACAAGAAGTTTATTTAAATAATAATAAACTAGAAAATATTGATATTTCTAAAAATACAAATGTTACAAAGTTATTTTTAAATGACAACGTACTAGAAAGAGCTTATTTAAAAAACGGAAATAATACAGCAATTGTTGAGTTTGATATTGCTAACAATGCAAATTTAACTTGTATTGCTGTTGATGATGCTACGTTTTCTACTAATAATTGGACAAGTATAGATACATCTGTAAACTTTAATACAGATTGTAGTGCAGAGTGGGAAGTATATACAGAAGATGAAAATTTTGAAACAGCTTTATTAACAGCAGCTGGTTTAGATTTTAATAATGATGGAGTAATTACTTACGAAGAAGCGCAAGCATTTACAGGAGATTTAGATTTAAGTGGAAAAAATATTACAGATGTAACTGGTTTAGAAGCTTTTTCTAATGCAGCAAGTATCAATATTTCTGGCAATAGTATTACAGATATTAGTAGTTTACTAGATAATACAAGTGTAGTTGTTACCTCTAAATCTACAGGAGAAAAAAGAAGTATTAAAAGAGATAATTCACAAGGAATTAAAAAATTAAATGTCGCAAATAATTTAATTATAGATATTGATATTTCTAAAGTTTCTAGCTTAACAGAGTTAATTGTTTCTAACAATAAATTGGAAAGTTTAAACCTTAATAATAACTCAAATGTTACTCTTTTAAAGTTTGATGCAACAGGAAATTCTGATTTAACATGTATTCAAGTTGATGATGTAAATGCATCAAATACAAACGTAAATTGGAAAAAAGATGCAACAGCAAGTTATAGTACAGATTGCTCTAAATCTGCATTGTCTATTAATGAATTTTTAAAAGAAAACATATCAGTGTATCCAAACCCTGCAATTACTAATATTCAAGTTTCATTGGCAAATAGTTTAGAATTAAAATCTATAGAAATCTATAATGCAATAGGGAAGAAAGTAATAAAGAGTAAAAACTATTTAATTGATATTAAAGCTCTATCTCAAGGAATTTACTTTGTAAGAGTTATTACCGATAAGGGATTTATCAATCAAAAATTAATTAAAAACTAA
- the nth gene encoding endonuclease III translates to MTKQEKVQFVIDTLQEKYPEIPIPLDHKDPYTLLVAVLLSAQCTDVRVNKITPLLFAKADNPFDMVKMSVEEIKEIIRPCGLSPMKSKGIYGLSKILIDKYNGQVPQSFEGLEELPAVGHKTASVVMSQAFGVPAFPVDTHILRLMFRWNLSNGKSVAQTEKDAKRLFPKELWNDLHLQIIWYGREYSPARGWDLEKDIITKTIGRKSVLSDYNKAKK, encoded by the coding sequence ATGACCAAACAAGAAAAAGTACAATTTGTAATTGATACACTTCAAGAAAAATATCCAGAAATTCCTATTCCTTTAGACCATAAGGATCCGTATACTTTATTAGTTGCTGTTTTATTATCGGCACAATGTACAGATGTTCGTGTAAATAAAATTACGCCTTTATTGTTCGCTAAAGCGGATAATCCTTTTGATATGGTAAAAATGTCTGTAGAAGAAATTAAAGAGATTATTAGACCTTGCGGATTATCGCCAATGAAAAGCAAAGGAATTTATGGTTTATCAAAAATATTAATTGATAAATATAACGGCCAAGTTCCGCAAAGTTTTGAAGGGTTAGAAGAATTGCCAGCAGTTGGTCATAAAACAGCAAGCGTTGTAATGAGTCAGGCTTTTGGTGTTCCTGCTTTTCCTGTGGATACACATATTTTAAGATTAATGTTTCGTTGGAATTTGAGCAACGGAAAAAGTGTTGCGCAAACAGAAAAAGATGCAAAACGTTTGTTTCCTAAAGAATTATGGAACGATTTGCATTTGCAAATTATTTGGTATGGTCGTGAGTATTCGCCTGCTCGTGGTTGGGATTTAGAAAAAGACATCATTACAAAAACAATTGGTAGAAAATCGGTTTTGAGTGATTATAATAAAGCTAAAAAGTAG
- a CDS encoding response regulator transcription factor: MIKKPLKIIIADDNHFFCDALKDSLNIHVELNVTNTFTTLKELIKFTNYNNLDVLILDINFNGESSLDFIDQIKKENKGFKIIALTTMNNNFIKEKAINNGVDFFVGKDGNLENFKEIILNCFVNKTIKKNKTSSKITIDNYTFTKRKLEILQALYIHSDKKEKELSAILNITESSLKSHKRELFEITNTKSTPELIKFGIKKSLIIS; this comes from the coding sequence ATGATTAAAAAACCTTTAAAAATTATTATTGCAGACGACAATCATTTTTTTTGTGATGCCTTAAAAGACAGTTTAAATATTCACGTAGAATTAAATGTTACCAATACTTTTACAACATTAAAAGAACTCATAAAATTTACAAACTATAATAATTTAGATGTTTTAATTTTAGATATAAATTTTAATGGAGAAAGTTCTTTAGATTTTATTGATCAAATAAAAAAAGAAAATAAAGGTTTTAAAATTATTGCATTAACTACAATGAATAATAACTTTATAAAAGAAAAAGCAATAAATAATGGCGTTGATTTTTTTGTTGGAAAAGACGGAAACCTCGAAAATTTTAAAGAAATTATTCTAAATTGTTTTGTTAATAAAACTATAAAAAAAAATAAAACCTCATCAAAAATAACTATTGATAATTATACATTTACAAAACGTAAATTAGAAATATTACAAGCTTTGTATATTCATTCTGATAAAAAAGAGAAAGAACTTTCTGCAATATTAAATATCACAGAAAGTTCTTTAAAATCTCATAAAAGAGAGTTGTTTGAAATTACAAACACAAAAAGTACGCCTGAATTAATAAAATTCGGAATTAAGAAATCTTTGATAATTTCTTAA
- a CDS encoding ATP-binding protein, producing MKLKLFTFLFLFTSLIFSQENSLSVYTGLKTFYTNEKEPHTITDIINKYKEGQFYKEENQKIYKKLNHKILWHNFSIKPCKTNTGDKYFTISNTYLPYGKIYLKKGNKIDSLYRVSNNKFFPHKNIFYRNPVWKIPLDSILPTDVFLKVKNSSGRTRMALYLETENEFLKRIETEYFYFGLFISFLISMTLILIFFAVLKKEYAVLFYAFYIITVLFEFLAGKGLGVQYFWSNSPFFINNIRSFSQTVGVFCIGFFYMKFYKLKASQTISKGIFKWGTFLTIPIILLYIYKYYFGGLVNLYLVVWTVLKIIIFIWVLNHLYLTIKKQLPIYLVIAFILPILAVINGQIMNPEVHHKLAVKLSGPNIYYITLSLEILLFTRYIFGSVIDTQRKYFKLKKVSDELKYNFQNKTFKIQQQERNKLVNNVHDTFGGYLEALKLRLLQKSENTPEKIQEILDAFYTDYRYLLNSLYAPKINSENFISNLIEFCEKLDKLTNQKIYYDFNIHHLDLEQEKCVHLYRIISELTTNAIKYSEASEINILMNQKTDQFVILKVLDNGIGFNPKNLLKTGFGLNSVKDRVEQINGSLEIISNKNGTIFKIEIPIND from the coding sequence GTGAAACTTAAATTATTTACTTTTTTATTTTTATTCACATCTCTTATTTTCTCTCAAGAAAATTCGTTGTCAGTTTATACTGGGTTAAAAACTTTTTATACTAACGAAAAAGAGCCACACACAATTACAGACATCATAAATAAGTATAAAGAAGGTCAATTTTACAAAGAGGAAAACCAAAAGATCTATAAAAAGTTAAATCATAAGATTTTATGGCACAACTTCTCCATAAAACCCTGTAAAACAAATACTGGCGATAAGTATTTTACCATTTCCAATACATATTTGCCGTATGGAAAAATCTATTTAAAAAAGGGGAATAAGATTGATTCACTTTATAGAGTTTCAAATAACAAGTTTTTTCCACACAAAAATATTTTTTATAGAAATCCTGTTTGGAAAATTCCTCTAGACTCAATATTACCTACAGACGTCTTTTTAAAAGTAAAAAACAGCAGTGGTAGAACTAGAATGGCACTCTATTTAGAAACAGAAAATGAATTCTTAAAACGTATAGAAACAGAATATTTTTACTTTGGGTTATTTATTTCTTTTCTTATTTCAATGACCTTGATATTAATCTTTTTTGCAGTTCTTAAAAAAGAGTATGCTGTCTTGTTTTATGCCTTTTATATAATTACTGTTTTATTTGAGTTTCTTGCAGGTAAAGGTTTAGGTGTTCAATACTTTTGGTCTAACAGTCCTTTTTTTATAAATAATATTAGAAGTTTTAGCCAGACAGTAGGTGTCTTTTGTATTGGTTTCTTTTATATGAAATTCTATAAATTAAAAGCTTCTCAAACTATTTCTAAAGGAATTTTTAAATGGGGTACATTTTTAACAATTCCTATCATTTTATTATATATTTATAAATATTATTTTGGTGGATTGGTTAATTTGTACCTCGTCGTTTGGACCGTTTTAAAAATTATTATATTTATTTGGGTTTTAAACCATTTATATTTAACCATTAAAAAACAACTCCCTATTTATTTAGTGATTGCTTTTATTTTACCAATTCTCGCAGTAATTAACGGCCAAATTATGAACCCTGAAGTTCATCATAAATTAGCTGTAAAATTAAGCGGTCCGAATATATATTACATTACTTTGTCTTTAGAAATTCTATTATTTACTAGATACATATTTGGTTCTGTAATAGATACACAACGAAAATATTTTAAACTAAAAAAAGTAAGTGACGAGTTAAAATATAATTTTCAAAACAAAACATTTAAAATTCAGCAACAAGAACGCAACAAATTAGTAAATAATGTACACGATACTTTTGGTGGTTATTTAGAAGCTTTAAAATTACGTTTACTACAAAAATCAGAAAATACACCAGAAAAAATACAAGAAATTTTAGATGCTTTTTATACAGATTATCGCTATTTATTAAATAGCTTATATGCTCCTAAAATTAATTCAGAAAATTTTATAAGTAATTTAATTGAATTTTGTGAAAAATTAGATAAACTCACTAATCAAAAAATTTACTATGATTTTAATATTCATCATCTAGATTTAGAACAAGAAAAATGTGTTCATTTATATAGAATAATCTCTGAGCTAACCACAAATGCAATTAAATATTCTGAAGCTTCAGAAATAAATATTTTAATGAATCAAAAGACTGATCAATTTGTTATTCTTAAGGTTTTAGATAATGGCATAGGTTTTAACCCAAAAAACCTATTAAAAACTGGTTTTGGTTTAAATAGTGTAAAAGATAGAGTTGAACAAATAAATGGTTCTTTAGAAATAATTTCTAATAAAAATGGAACTATATTTAAAATAGAAATTCCTATAAATGATTAA
- a CDS encoding helix-turn-helix transcriptional regulator yields the protein MEIIKLYENFQFEEAYSNKITERKKLPITSVKDFLFFFNISLEDFPKLMQFSEELEKEKQFILKHKTKFDSLTFKEKQVFKLVVNGKKSNEIAQKLFVETTTISTHRKHIKQKLNLESIFDWYRYAKAFKLIEF from the coding sequence ATGGAGATAATTAAATTATATGAAAACTTTCAATTTGAAGAAGCTTATTCTAATAAAATAACTGAAAGAAAAAAACTTCCAATTACCTCTGTAAAAGATTTCCTTTTTTTCTTTAATATTTCTCTAGAAGATTTTCCAAAACTAATGCAATTCTCTGAAGAGTTAGAAAAAGAAAAACAGTTTATTCTTAAACATAAAACAAAATTTGATTCTTTAACTTTTAAAGAAAAGCAAGTTTTTAAACTTGTTGTAAACGGTAAGAAATCTAATGAAATAGCACAAAAACTTTTTGTAGAAACGACTACAATCTCTACACATAGGAAACATATCAAACAAAAATTAAATCTTGAATCAATTTTTGATTGGTATAGATATGCTAAAGCATTTAAATTAATTGAATTTTAG